From the genome of Macrotis lagotis isolate mMagLag1 unplaced genomic scaffold, bilby.v1.9.chrom.fasta BILBYCTG039, whole genome shotgun sequence, one region includes:
- the LOC141504049 gene encoding olfactory receptor 2AJ1-like, translating to MREEKNQTFDRDFILLGLLDPNHYGLLFLILILISFMVTIMGNTVLILLIYHDIRLHTPMYILLRHLSFTDILNISNIVPKMASNYISGKKYITFAGCGLQIFLCTTSLGTECLILTAMSYDRYVAICQPLRYSILMNHQISVLMATGCWLGGIINSTIHTTYILLLPFCGTRVIDHFFCEFPAMLKLSCIDTSQYEGGVSVAAVFFLLIPLSIILGSYGQILRTVLHMKSVETQRKAFSTCFSHLIVVVIYYFSGIFTYMRPKSYHTPGQDKVIAILYSILTPMLNPLIYSLRNKDVLCALKKVLGKALYHRNDYY from the coding sequence atgagggaggaaaagaatcaGACTTTTGATAGAGATTTCATTCTATTAGGATTATTGGATCCAAATCACTATGGATTGCTATTCCTAATACTTATTCTCATCAGTTTTATGGTGACAATTATGGGAAACacagttttgattcttcttatcTACCATGACATCCGGCTCCACACTCCAATGTACATCCTTCTCAGACATCTCTCCTTCACAGATATCTTGAACATCTCCAATATTGTTCCCAAGATGGCCAGTAACTACATATCTGGCAAGAAATATATCACATTTGCAGGTTGTGGGTTGCAGATCTTCCTGTGTACCACTTCCTTGGGTACTGAATGTCTTATTCTCACAGCCATGTCCTATGATCGCTATGTAGCCATCTGCCAACCACTCCGCTATTCCATCCTCATGAACCATCAAATCAGTGTCCTTATGGCCACTGGCTGCTGGCTTGGGGGAATCATCAATTCTACAATTCATACAACTTATATTCTACTCCTCCCATTTTGTGGAACAAGGGTCATTGACCACTTTTTCTGTGAATTTCCAGCAATGTTGAAACTATCTTGTATTGATACATCACAATATGAAGGCGGAGTCTCTGTGGCTGctgtatttttcctcttaattccCCTTTCCATAATCCTTGGCTCTTATGGTCAAATTCTCCGTACTGTGCTTCATATGAAATCTGTGGAGACCCAGAGAAAAGCCTTCTCCACGTGCTTCTCCCACCTTATTGTTGTTGTAATATACTATTTTTCGGGTATTTTTACATATATGAGACCAAAGTCCTATCATACACCTGGTCAGGACAAGGTCATAGCCATCCTATATAGCATTCTTACTCCCATGCTCAATCCTCTCATCTACAGTCTCCGGAATAAAGATGTCTTATGTGCCTTGAAGAAGGTTTTGGGTAAAGCTCTTTATCACagaaatgattattattaa